A genomic stretch from Edaphobacter aggregans includes:
- a CDS encoding nuclear transport factor 2 family protein codes for MKIFTLKSEVGMALVIPPFTADMVRATIKEVEDAWNSRDPERVAAMCTEDAKWRNRVELIEGHEQVLAFLRRKWLKELDYRIRMDLWCWGVDRIAVNFRYEWRSVGGQWFRSYGNELWEFAANGLMKRRIAGINDLEIEKDDRQIL; via the coding sequence ATGAAAATATTCACGCTGAAGTCGGAGGTTGGGATGGCGTTGGTGATACCGCCTTTTACGGCGGATATGGTGAGGGCGACGATCAAAGAGGTCGAGGACGCGTGGAATTCGCGGGATCCGGAACGCGTAGCTGCGATGTGTACGGAGGATGCGAAGTGGCGCAACCGGGTGGAGTTGATTGAGGGGCATGAGCAGGTTCTGGCTTTTTTGCGGCGTAAGTGGTTGAAAGAGCTGGATTACCGGATCAGGATGGATCTGTGGTGTTGGGGGGTGGATCGGATTGCGGTGAACTTCCGGTATGAGTGGAGGTCGGTTGGGGGGCAGTGGTTCCGCTCGTATGGGAATGAGCTTTGGGAGTTTGCGGCGAATGGGCTGATGAAGCGGCGGATTGCCGGGATTAATGATCTGGAGATCGAGAAGGACGACCGGCAGATTTTGTAA
- a CDS encoding FKBP-type peptidyl-prolyl cis-trans isomerase encodes MTLKLSAFALLATLITAATAQTTTTPKKTTTTPTHHTATAAAKPAAPPANPADNPPGVPKVEGTPKPLYALRYIDTVIGTGPLAESRKYYTVHYTGWLTDGTKFDSSVDRGTPITFPYGARQVIPGWDTGFEGMHVGGKRRLFIPYQLAYGETGRPPVIPAKADLIFDIELVDQSDTPPQPKPAPAPTQPDTKPAEPTDKPASGAAPTSAAPSSQPKTTHPEGL; translated from the coding sequence ATGACCCTCAAGCTTTCTGCGTTCGCCCTCCTGGCCACACTCATCACCGCCGCAACCGCCCAAACCACCACCACCCCGAAAAAAACCACAACAACCCCCACCCACCACACCGCCACGGCAGCGGCAAAGCCTGCCGCCCCTCCGGCAAACCCCGCTGACAACCCTCCCGGCGTCCCCAAAGTCGAAGGCACCCCCAAGCCTCTCTACGCCCTCCGCTACATCGACACCGTCATCGGCACCGGCCCCCTCGCCGAGTCCCGTAAGTACTACACCGTCCACTACACCGGCTGGCTCACCGACGGCACCAAATTCGACTCCTCCGTCGACCGCGGCACACCCATCACCTTTCCCTACGGCGCCCGCCAGGTCATCCCCGGCTGGGACACAGGCTTCGAGGGCATGCACGTCGGCGGCAAGCGTCGTCTCTTCATCCCCTACCAACTAGCCTATGGCGAGACCGGCCGTCCGCCCGTCATCCCCGCCAAAGCCGACCTCATCTTCGACATCGAGCTCGTCGACCAGTCCGACACTCCACCTCAGCCCAAGCCCGCACCGGCGCCAACGCAGCCCGACACCAAGCCAGCCGAGCCCACCGACAAACCAGCCAGCGGAGCAGCCCCAACCTCAGCAGCACCCAGTTCCCAACCCAAAACTACGCACCCCGAGGGACTCTAG
- a CDS encoding ABC transporter ATP-binding protein, with protein MFEKLRPLTPYLRRYWKSLAWGGVAVVLYNIIKVLLPAVIGHAIDDMQHHLTQTIVLHHALRLLLIAALSAVFLYITRQVIIGASREIEFDLRNDLFANLERQAPVFYHTHRTGDIMARTTNDLSAVRQLLGPAIMYSANTIVFMAAALPFMYRISPKLTFFAFVPMPAASVLVQYFGNRIHRRFERIQAMYSDISAKAQENFSGARLIRAFAQEDAEIASFETANQEYIRRSLHLVRLMAMLWPTLEFVLGLSLMITLLVGGHEVVSHRISVGQFTAFNVYMVQLTWPLIAVGWVVNLFQRGTASIVRIDELLKEQPTIADELTDQELQDRNIRVGANYFDMKGDIEFRNLSFSYEGGSEVLHNISLKIPAGSSLAIVGPTGSGKSTLVSLIPRLIDAAPGMVLIDDVPVRKWLLDPLRQNIGFVPQETFLFSETIRQNIAFGVPKATADQVEEAATIAHIATEILEFPKGFDTMVGERGVTLSGGQKQRTSIARAIIRNPRILILDDALASVDTYTEERILHGLRNVMEGRTTVFISHRISTARNADQIAVLVAGRIAELGTHDELLARNGYYTSLFEKQRLEEELAVAT; from the coding sequence ATGTTCGAAAAACTTAGACCTCTCACCCCATACCTCAGGCGATATTGGAAATCACTCGCCTGGGGCGGGGTCGCGGTCGTTCTCTACAACATCATCAAGGTGCTGCTCCCAGCCGTCATCGGCCACGCAATCGATGACATGCAGCACCACCTCACCCAGACCATAGTTCTCCATCACGCCCTCCGCCTCCTGCTCATCGCCGCACTCTCCGCAGTCTTCCTCTACATCACTCGCCAGGTCATCATCGGAGCCTCCCGCGAAATCGAGTTCGACCTCCGCAACGACCTCTTCGCAAATCTTGAACGGCAAGCTCCCGTCTTCTACCACACCCACCGCACCGGCGACATCATGGCGCGCACCACCAACGACCTCTCCGCCGTCCGCCAACTACTCGGTCCCGCCATCATGTACAGCGCCAACACCATCGTCTTCATGGCCGCCGCGCTGCCTTTCATGTACCGCATCAGTCCGAAGCTGACCTTCTTCGCCTTCGTCCCGATGCCCGCCGCCTCCGTTCTTGTTCAGTACTTCGGCAACCGTATCCATCGCCGCTTCGAACGCATCCAGGCCATGTACTCCGACATCTCCGCCAAGGCCCAGGAGAACTTCTCAGGAGCCCGCCTTATCCGCGCCTTCGCCCAGGAAGACGCCGAGATCGCCTCCTTCGAGACCGCCAATCAGGAATACATCCGCCGCAGTCTCCATCTCGTTCGTCTCATGGCCATGCTTTGGCCCACGCTCGAGTTTGTCCTTGGACTCTCCCTCATGATCACTCTCCTCGTTGGCGGTCACGAGGTCGTCTCCCACCGGATCTCCGTGGGCCAGTTCACCGCCTTCAATGTCTATATGGTGCAGCTCACGTGGCCGCTCATCGCCGTAGGCTGGGTCGTCAACCTCTTCCAGCGTGGAACCGCCTCCATCGTCCGCATCGATGAGCTCCTTAAGGAGCAGCCCACTATCGCCGACGAACTTACCGATCAAGAGCTGCAAGACCGTAACATCCGCGTAGGCGCCAATTACTTCGACATGAAGGGAGATATCGAGTTCCGCAATCTGTCGTTCTCCTATGAAGGAGGATCAGAGGTTCTCCACAATATCTCGCTCAAAATCCCCGCAGGCTCTTCCCTTGCTATCGTCGGACCCACCGGCTCCGGCAAATCTACCCTCGTTAGCCTGATTCCGCGCCTCATCGACGCTGCTCCTGGTATGGTGCTCATCGACGACGTTCCTGTCCGCAAGTGGTTGCTTGATCCCCTCCGCCAAAATATAGGTTTCGTCCCCCAGGAGACATTCCTCTTCTCCGAGACCATCCGCCAGAACATCGCCTTCGGTGTCCCCAAGGCAACCGCCGATCAGGTCGAGGAAGCAGCCACCATCGCTCACATCGCCACCGAGATCCTCGAGTTCCCCAAAGGCTTCGACACCATGGTCGGCGAGCGCGGCGTAACCCTCTCCGGCGGCCAGAAGCAGCGCACCTCCATCGCCCGCGCCATCATCCGCAACCCGCGCATTCTCATCCTCGACGACGCCCTCGCCAGCGTCGACACCTACACCGAAGAGCGCATCCTCCACGGCCTCCGCAACGTCATGGAAGGCCGCACCACCGTCTTCATCTCCCACCGCATCTCCACCGCCCGCAACGCCGACCAGATCGCCGTCCTCGTAGCCGGCCGCATCGCCGAGCTAGGCACCCACGACGAACTCCTCGCCCGCAACGGCTACTACACCAGCCTCTTCGAAAAGCAACGCCTCGAAGAAGAGCTCGCCGTAGCCACCTGA